Proteins encoded within one genomic window of Triticum aestivum cultivar Chinese Spring chromosome 2D, IWGSC CS RefSeq v2.1, whole genome shotgun sequence:
- the LOC123048985 gene encoding B3 domain-containing protein Os06g0194400-like isoform X1 translates to MDEPNSYEEQRRRQVEENERKLEELRLHRLSAAVREAAVKPMPTKELKLRYLRAPPPPTRRSGRVASLPKQPDYRDKKAPRRGLPPDRVYATDEARDYAFTKAKELNNQLSSAHPSFIKPMTRSYATGHLLTIPQQFKKSYLPWFDEMIFLVDEEDGEFPMPYMAQHGAIGSGWNLFAIGHKLADGDCLVFQQVQRTKFKCLAGWKYMTEAKINGSLAVLKFNLLTWNEEW, encoded by the exons ATGGATGAACCCAACTCGTACGAGGAGCAGCGCAGGAGGCAGGTGGAGGAGAATGAGCGGAAGCTGGAGGAGCTGCGCCTGCACCGCCTCTCCGCCGCCGTGCGCGAGGCCGCCGTCAAGCCCATGCCG ACCAAGGAGCTGAAGCTGCGGTATcttcgcgcgccgccgcccccgacccGGCGGTCCGGCCGCGTCGCCAGTCTCCCCAAGCAACCCGATTACCGCGACAAGAAAGCCCCGAG AAGGGGATTACCACCTGATCGTGTGTACGCGACCGACGAAGCTAGAGACTACGCCTTCACCAAGGCCAAAGAGCTCAATAACCAGCTGTCCTCCGCTCACCCCTCCTTCATCAAGCCCATGACCCGTAGTTATGCCACGGGTCACCTGCTG ACCATCCCGCAGCAATTCAAGAAGAGCTATCTCCCATGGTTTGATGAGATGATCTTTCTGGTGGATGAAGAGGATGGGGAGTTTCCCATGCCTTACATGGCGCAACATGGTGCCATCGGCTCTGGGTGGAACTTGTTCGCCATCGGTCACAAGCTGGCTGATGGTGATTGCTTGGTGTTCCAGCAAGTCCAGAGGACAAAGTTTAAG TGCCTTGCAGGATGGAAATATATGACTGAAG
- the LOC123048985 gene encoding B3 domain-containing protein Os06g0194400-like isoform X2 yields MDEPNSYEEQRRRQVEENERKLEELRLHRLSAAVREAAVKPMPTKELKLRYLRAPPPPTRRSGRVASLPKQPDYRDKKAPRRGLPPDRVYATDEARDYAFTKAKELNNQLSSAHPSFIKPMTRSYATGHLLTIPQQFKKSYLPWFDEMIFLVDEEDGEFPMPYMAQHGAIGSGWNLFAIGHKLADGDCLVFQQVQRTKFKDGNI; encoded by the exons ATGGATGAACCCAACTCGTACGAGGAGCAGCGCAGGAGGCAGGTGGAGGAGAATGAGCGGAAGCTGGAGGAGCTGCGCCTGCACCGCCTCTCCGCCGCCGTGCGCGAGGCCGCCGTCAAGCCCATGCCG ACCAAGGAGCTGAAGCTGCGGTATcttcgcgcgccgccgcccccgacccGGCGGTCCGGCCGCGTCGCCAGTCTCCCCAAGCAACCCGATTACCGCGACAAGAAAGCCCCGAG AAGGGGATTACCACCTGATCGTGTGTACGCGACCGACGAAGCTAGAGACTACGCCTTCACCAAGGCCAAAGAGCTCAATAACCAGCTGTCCTCCGCTCACCCCTCCTTCATCAAGCCCATGACCCGTAGTTATGCCACGGGTCACCTGCTG ACCATCCCGCAGCAATTCAAGAAGAGCTATCTCCCATGGTTTGATGAGATGATCTTTCTGGTGGATGAAGAGGATGGGGAGTTTCCCATGCCTTACATGGCGCAACATGGTGCCATCGGCTCTGGGTGGAACTTGTTCGCCATCGGTCACAAGCTGGCTGATGGTGATTGCTTGGTGTTCCAGCAAGTCCAGAGGACAAAGTTTAAG GATGGAAATATATGA